Proteins encoded together in one Rossellomorea sp. y25 window:
- a CDS encoding glutathione peroxidase, whose amino-acid sequence MTTIYDFTVKRANGSVTSLEEYQGKVMLIVNTASKCGFTPQFEELQGLYEEYKDEGLVVLGFPCDQFMNQEFNDQDEIMEFCQVNYGVSFPMFAKVDVKGKEAHPLFTFLTKEKKGVLLSNIKWNFTKFLVGKNGEVYDRYSPQTNPRKIEGDIKKLLQEQ is encoded by the coding sequence ATGACGACAATTTATGATTTCACCGTAAAAAGAGCGAATGGATCTGTAACGTCTCTAGAAGAGTACCAGGGGAAAGTAATGCTTATCGTGAACACTGCCAGTAAGTGTGGCTTTACACCTCAATTTGAGGAGCTGCAGGGCCTGTATGAAGAGTATAAGGATGAAGGACTTGTTGTCCTTGGATTTCCATGTGATCAGTTCATGAACCAGGAGTTTAATGATCAGGATGAGATCATGGAGTTTTGTCAGGTGAATTACGGGGTATCTTTTCCGATGTTTGCGAAGGTCGATGTGAAGGGGAAGGAAGCTCATCCTCTATTCACGTTTTTAACGAAAGAGAAGAAGGGTGTCCTTCTTTCGAACATTAAGTGGAATTTCACTAAATTTTTAGTCGGGAAAAATGGTGAAGTTTATGATCGCTATTCTCCGCAAACCAATCCACGCAAAATCGAGGGGGACATTAAGAAGTTACTTCAAGAACAATAG
- a CDS encoding YaaC family protein: MNELRQHWDFIHYFQSAEYSQKFLRKCYEQMGSSQAETKSYDNCYPFMYYLEQGELYYRQATQSPISLKPILLFYGYIHFIKAIVLTEDPLYPETTTVLAHGITSRKRKKQQYRFLQDEVKVQKNGLFSHFSNLVFHVKHIVGEKYKMEDLLVQIPELEEAFHVLLKKKTMFWFNQQHELIIDETLLSYFHMSESLLKQYLNEKVTEEFTWNSDNSLQAPNVQEHLPFRWHFNKNKLALPGIRNEATTIPEVLIHYAILYNLSMIARYETEWWVELLKNRTNEDYPIINTFINVTTEKAPYLLLKLLMDKM; the protein is encoded by the coding sequence TTGAACGAATTACGTCAACACTGGGACTTCATCCACTATTTTCAGTCAGCAGAATACTCCCAGAAGTTTCTAAGAAAATGCTATGAACAAATGGGGTCTTCTCAAGCTGAAACGAAAAGCTATGATAACTGTTATCCATTCATGTACTACTTGGAGCAAGGCGAACTTTATTACAGACAAGCTACGCAATCTCCTATATCACTCAAACCTATTTTGCTTTTCTACGGATATATTCATTTTATAAAAGCGATTGTTTTAACAGAAGATCCCTTATACCCAGAAACAACCACGGTCCTGGCCCATGGGATTACATCCAGGAAAAGAAAAAAGCAGCAGTACCGTTTTTTACAAGATGAAGTTAAGGTGCAGAAAAATGGTCTATTTTCACACTTTTCCAACCTGGTGTTTCACGTGAAACATATCGTGGGGGAAAAATACAAGATGGAAGATTTACTCGTACAAATACCCGAGCTTGAAGAAGCATTTCATGTATTGCTCAAAAAGAAAACCATGTTCTGGTTCAATCAACAACATGAGCTGATCATTGATGAGACATTACTATCTTACTTTCATATGTCAGAAAGCTTACTTAAACAGTATCTGAATGAAAAGGTGACAGAGGAATTCACCTGGAACTCGGACAATTCGTTACAAGCACCAAATGTCCAAGAGCATCTTCCCTTTAGATGGCATTTCAACAAAAACAAACTAGCTCTTCCCGGGATTCGGAATGAAGCCACTACTATACCTGAAGTTCTCATCCATTATGCCATACTATACAACCTAAGCATGATTGCCCGATACGAAACAGAATGGTGGGTGGAACTTTTAAAAAACCGAACCAATGAAGACTATCCTATTATCAACACATTCATCAATGTCACAACAGAAAAAGCACCATACCTTTTACTTAAATTACTCATGGATAAAATGTAG
- the guaB gene encoding IMP dehydrogenase → MWDSKFAKEGLTFDDVLLLPAKSEVLPKDVNISVELTDSIKLNVPVISAGMDTVTEAEMAIAMARQGGLGIIHKNMSIEQQAEQVDKVKRSESGVISDPFFLTPDHQVFSAEHLMGKYRISGVPIVNNEQEQKLVGILTNRDLRFIQDYSIQISDVMTKENLVTAPVGTTLEEAEKILQQYKIEKLPLIDQEGTLKGLITIKDIEKVIEFPNSAKDDQGRLLVGAAVGISKDTMTRVEHLVKAHVDVIVIDTAHGHSAGVLSIVREIRDAYPTLNIVAGNVATADATRELIEAGADVVKVGIGPGSICTTRVVAGVGVPQITAVYDCATEARKHGKSIIADGGIKYSGDIVKALAAGGHAVMLGSLLAGTSESPGETEIFQGRRFKVYRGMGSVSSMEKGSKDRYFQEENKKFVPEGIEGRIPYKGPLADTLYQLIGGLRSGMGYCGTKDLYELREQAQFIKMTGAGLRESHPHDVQITKEAPNYSL, encoded by the coding sequence ATGTGGGATTCTAAATTTGCTAAAGAAGGTTTAACGTTTGATGATGTACTATTATTACCAGCCAAATCAGAGGTATTACCAAAGGATGTAAATATTTCTGTTGAGTTGACAGATTCAATAAAATTGAATGTTCCTGTGATTAGTGCAGGAATGGATACTGTAACAGAAGCTGAAATGGCGATAGCAATGGCTCGACAAGGTGGACTTGGTATTATCCACAAAAATATGAGTATTGAACAGCAGGCTGAACAGGTTGATAAAGTAAAACGTTCCGAAAGTGGAGTTATCTCAGATCCGTTCTTTTTAACTCCGGATCATCAAGTCTTTTCTGCAGAACACTTGATGGGCAAATATAGAATTTCCGGTGTTCCGATTGTGAACAACGAACAAGAGCAAAAGCTGGTAGGGATTTTAACGAATCGTGACCTTCGTTTCATCCAGGATTATTCCATTCAAATCTCGGATGTCATGACGAAGGAAAATCTCGTTACAGCTCCTGTTGGCACTACCCTAGAAGAAGCGGAAAAAATTCTTCAGCAGTACAAAATTGAGAAGCTTCCTCTGATTGATCAGGAAGGGACACTTAAGGGATTAATTACGATCAAAGATATTGAAAAAGTAATTGAATTCCCCAACTCTGCTAAAGATGATCAAGGACGATTATTAGTGGGAGCAGCTGTCGGTATTTCGAAAGATACGATGACTCGTGTTGAACACCTAGTGAAAGCACATGTGGATGTCATTGTAATTGATACAGCTCACGGCCATTCAGCAGGAGTTCTTTCTATTGTTCGTGAAATCCGCGATGCTTATCCAACGTTAAATATCGTAGCAGGAAATGTGGCAACGGCAGATGCGACAAGAGAATTGATTGAAGCTGGTGCTGATGTAGTCAAAGTGGGGATTGGACCTGGTTCAATCTGTACGACTCGCGTCGTTGCAGGTGTCGGCGTTCCACAAATTACCGCTGTATATGATTGTGCGACAGAAGCAAGAAAGCACGGAAAGAGCATCATTGCTGATGGCGGCATCAAGTATTCAGGTGATATCGTAAAAGCTCTGGCAGCAGGTGGACATGCCGTTATGTTAGGAAGCTTACTTGCAGGTACATCTGAGAGCCCAGGCGAAACGGAAATCTTCCAAGGACGTCGTTTCAAAGTATATAGAGGTATGGGATCAGTCAGCTCCATGGAAAAAGGATCGAAGGATCGCTATTTCCAGGAAGAAAATAAAAAGTTCGTTCCAGAAGGTATCGAAGGCCGCATCCCTTACAAAGGTCCTTTAGCAGATACATTGTATCAGCTAATCGGAGGCTTACGTTCAGGCATGGGATACTGCGGAACGAAGGACCTATACGAGTTAAGGGAGCAGGCACAGTTCATTAAAATGACGGGTGCCGGACTTCGAGAAAGTCATCCTCATGATGTTCAAATTACGAAAGAAGCACCGAATTATTCATTATAA
- a CDS encoding D-alanyl-D-alanine carboxypeptidase family protein, whose protein sequence is MKRSWIQKSFVCMMVLMMAMGIVGRPANAQGDLDVNAKAAILVEASTGKILYEKNSENAQGIASMTKMMTEYLLLEAIEEGKVKWDQKYTVPANLSQMSHNTGLSNVSLEVESTYTIKELYEAMAIYSANAATIAITETIAGSEANFVKMMNAKAKELGLEEYKFVNSTGLNNKDLAPYVEKVVGGPEEENVMSAKDVATLAYRLLHDYPEVLETSSIAKKVFAEGTDDPTQMDNWNWMLPGLIREYEGMDGLKTGTTDFAGANFTGTAERDGMRFITVVMDVEVPAGENSYDARFSETRKMMDYAFNNYTIEEVLPADYQVKGQKTLPVEKGKEKEVQIKTDSSLSMVIKNGEEDQYKPKFVVDKKKLNDDSELTAPVKKGEKVGYVTLESKDKKDLGYLTDKGTNASKASVVAVDGVEKANWFVLSMRAVGGFFGDIWNSVTSTVKGWF, encoded by the coding sequence GTGAAAAGAAGTTGGATTCAAAAATCTTTTGTTTGTATGATGGTTTTAATGATGGCAATGGGTATTGTAGGGAGACCTGCAAATGCTCAAGGAGACTTGGACGTTAACGCAAAAGCTGCGATTCTAGTAGAAGCCAGCACTGGCAAAATTCTTTATGAAAAGAACTCAGAAAATGCTCAAGGCATTGCAAGTATGACGAAAATGATGACAGAGTACTTGTTACTGGAAGCAATTGAAGAAGGTAAAGTGAAATGGGACCAGAAGTATACGGTACCTGCGAACCTTTCTCAAATGTCCCATAATACTGGTCTCAGTAATGTTAGTCTTGAAGTAGAAAGTACTTATACCATTAAAGAGTTGTATGAAGCAATGGCGATTTATTCAGCTAATGCAGCGACGATAGCGATTACTGAAACGATTGCCGGCTCAGAAGCGAACTTCGTTAAAATGATGAATGCAAAGGCTAAAGAACTTGGTCTGGAAGAATATAAATTTGTGAATTCTACGGGTTTAAACAATAAAGACTTGGCACCTTATGTAGAAAAGGTGGTAGGTGGTCCGGAAGAAGAAAATGTGATGTCTGCAAAGGATGTAGCAACACTCGCGTATCGCTTGCTGCATGATTATCCGGAGGTACTTGAGACATCCAGTATTGCGAAGAAGGTATTTGCGGAAGGAACGGATGACCCCACTCAAATGGATAACTGGAACTGGATGTTACCGGGGCTGATCCGCGAATACGAAGGAATGGACGGACTGAAAACAGGTACGACTGATTTTGCGGGTGCCAACTTCACAGGAACAGCAGAACGGGACGGAATGAGATTCATTACGGTTGTAATGGACGTTGAAGTTCCAGCTGGTGAAAACTCCTATGATGCCCGCTTTAGTGAAACAAGAAAAATGATGGACTATGCCTTTAACAATTATACAATAGAGGAAGTACTCCCTGCTGACTACCAAGTAAAAGGTCAAAAGACACTTCCGGTTGAAAAAGGGAAAGAAAAAGAAGTTCAAATCAAAACGGATTCTTCATTGAGCATGGTGATCAAGAACGGTGAAGAAGATCAATATAAACCGAAATTTGTAGTAGATAAGAAAAAGCTGAACGATGATAGTGAACTGACAGCTCCAGTTAAAAAAGGAGAAAAAGTTGGATATGTTACGTTAGAATCAAAAGATAAAAAAGATTTAGGCTACCTTACAGATAAAGGTACCAATGCTTCTAAAGCATCTGTTGTTGCTGTAGATGGGGTTGAAAAAGCAAACTGGTTTGTCCTTTCAATGAGAGCTGTAGGTGGTTTCTTCGGGGACATCTGGAACTCGGTTACATCAACGGTTAAAGGCTGGTTCTAA
- the pdxS gene encoding pyridoxal 5'-phosphate synthase lyase subunit PdxS, with the protein MMKTGTDRVKRGMAEMQKGGVIMDVVNAEQAKVAEAAGAVAVMALERVPADIRAAGGVARMADPRIIEEVMGAVSIPVMAKARIGHIVEARVLESMGVDYLDESEVLTPADEEYHLNKRDFTVPFVCGCRDLGEAARRIGEGASMLRTKGEPGTGNIVEAVRHMRKVNAQVRKLVSMNEDEIMTEAKLLGAPYELLLEIKENGRLPVVNFAAGGIATPADAALMMELGADGVFVGSGIFKSENPEKFARAIVEATTHYQDYKLIAELSKELGVAMKGVEISSILPENRMQDRGW; encoded by the coding sequence ATGATGAAGACTGGTACAGATCGTGTTAAAAGAGGTATGGCTGAAATGCAAAAAGGCGGCGTTATTATGGACGTTGTGAATGCAGAGCAGGCAAAAGTTGCTGAAGCTGCGGGTGCAGTTGCAGTAATGGCTTTAGAACGAGTTCCAGCAGACATCCGTGCTGCAGGTGGGGTAGCAAGAATGGCAGACCCTCGTATTATTGAAGAAGTTATGGGCGCTGTGTCGATTCCAGTAATGGCGAAGGCTCGTATTGGTCATATTGTAGAGGCAAGAGTTCTTGAATCAATGGGTGTTGATTATCTTGACGAGAGTGAAGTATTGACGCCAGCTGATGAAGAGTATCATTTAAATAAAAGAGATTTCACTGTTCCATTCGTATGTGGGTGCCGTGATTTAGGTGAAGCTGCCCGCCGTATTGGTGAAGGTGCATCTATGCTGCGTACAAAGGGTGAGCCTGGAACAGGTAACATCGTTGAAGCGGTTCGTCATATGCGTAAGGTAAATGCTCAAGTACGCAAGCTTGTGAGCATGAATGAAGACGAGATCATGACAGAAGCGAAGTTACTGGGAGCTCCATACGAATTATTGTTAGAAATTAAAGAAAACGGCCGTTTACCTGTTGTAAACTTTGCTGCAGGCGGAATTGCAACACCAGCTGATGCGGCTCTTATGATGGAATTAGGAGCTGACGGAGTATTCGTGGGTTCTGGTATCTTCAAATCAGAAAACCCTGAGAAATTTGCAAGAGCTATTGTAGAAGCGACTACTCATTATCAAGATTACAAGTTAATCGCAGAGCTATCAAAAGAGCTTGGTGTAGCAATGAAGGGAGTAGAAATTTCTTCTATCTTACCTGAAAACCGTATGCAAGATCGTGGATGGTAA
- the pdxT gene encoding pyridoxal 5'-phosphate synthase glutaminase subunit PdxT → MLNIGVLGLQGAVREHVRSIEASGAKAIVIKRVEQLEEIQGLIMPGGESTTMRRLIDRYGFMEPLRQFAANGKPIFGTCAGLILLAKHIVGYEEPHLGVMDVTVERNSFGRQKESFEADLSIAHVGEGFNAVFIRAPHIVEAGEDVEILAKHNGRIVLARHGQFLGCSFHPELTDDHRLTSFFVEMVKESMEKTIA, encoded by the coding sequence ATGTTGAACATCGGTGTATTAGGACTTCAAGGTGCCGTCAGAGAGCATGTTCGTTCAATCGAAGCTTCTGGTGCCAAGGCAATCGTCATTAAGCGTGTAGAACAGCTGGAAGAGATTCAAGGTCTGATCATGCCAGGCGGGGAAAGTACGACCATGAGAAGGCTGATTGATCGATACGGCTTTATGGAGCCGTTGAGACAATTTGCTGCAAATGGCAAACCGATCTTCGGGACGTGTGCGGGACTGATTCTCTTAGCGAAGCATATTGTCGGGTATGAGGAACCTCATTTAGGTGTGATGGACGTAACGGTCGAGCGTAATTCCTTCGGTCGTCAGAAAGAAAGCTTTGAAGCGGATCTTTCGATTGCTCATGTTGGAGAAGGGTTCAATGCCGTTTTCATCCGTGCCCCTCATATCGTGGAAGCGGGAGAAGATGTTGAAATCCTCGCAAAGCATAATGGTCGAATTGTCCTTGCTAGACACGGACAATTCCTCGGTTGTTCTTTCCATCCAGAGTTAACGGATGATCACCGTTTAACTTCCTTCTTTGTTGAGATGGTGAAAGAAAGCATGGAAAAAACAATCGCATAA
- the serS gene encoding serine--tRNA ligase, with translation MLDIKYLRNNLEDVKARLQHRGENLEDFGKFEELDKRRRELLVESEELKSKRNDVSQQIAQLKKEKKDAQDLIVEMREVGAMVKKLDDELRGIEEELERILLSIPNIPHETVPVGETEDDNIEARKWGEIREFDFEAQPHWDIATGLGILDFERAGKVTGSRFVFYKGLGARLERALINFMMDLHMDEHGYTEMIPPFLVNRASMTGTGQLPKFEEDAFRIESEDYFLVPTAEVPVTNYHRDEIMKGEELPVSYVAYSANFRSEAGSAGRDTRGLIRQHQFNKVELVRFVKPEDSYDELEKLTGHAEKVLQLLGLPYRVLSMCTADLGFTAAKKYDIEVWIPSYGTYREISSCSNFESFQARRANIRFRREAKGKPEHVHTLNGSGLAIGRTVAAILENYQQEDGSVVVPEVLRPYMGGAEVIKG, from the coding sequence ATGTTAGACATTAAGTATTTACGTAACAATCTGGAAGATGTAAAAGCCCGTCTACAACATCGCGGTGAGAACCTGGAGGATTTCGGTAAATTCGAAGAGCTTGATAAAAGAAGAAGAGAGCTGCTTGTGGAAAGTGAAGAATTAAAAAGCAAACGTAATGACGTATCACAGCAAATTGCCCAGCTAAAGAAAGAGAAAAAGGATGCTCAGGACCTGATTGTTGAAATGCGTGAAGTCGGGGCCATGGTGAAAAAACTGGATGATGAATTACGAGGAATTGAAGAGGAGTTAGAGCGCATCCTGCTTTCCATCCCTAACATTCCACATGAAACTGTACCAGTTGGTGAAACTGAGGATGATAATATAGAGGCCCGCAAATGGGGAGAGATCCGTGAGTTCGATTTTGAGGCACAGCCTCACTGGGACATTGCAACAGGCCTCGGGATCCTGGATTTCGAACGAGCCGGGAAGGTGACCGGAAGCCGCTTTGTTTTTTATAAAGGGTTAGGAGCAAGACTAGAAAGAGCCTTGATTAACTTCATGATGGATCTGCACATGGATGAGCATGGATATACAGAAATGATCCCTCCATTCCTGGTGAATCGAGCGAGTATGACAGGAACAGGTCAACTTCCTAAATTTGAAGAAGATGCGTTTAGAATAGAAAGCGAGGATTATTTCCTGGTTCCTACAGCAGAAGTACCTGTAACCAATTATCACCGCGATGAGATCATGAAGGGTGAGGAGTTACCTGTAAGCTATGTAGCGTACAGTGCAAACTTCCGTTCTGAAGCGGGTTCTGCAGGCCGTGATACACGTGGTTTGATCCGTCAGCATCAGTTCAACAAAGTAGAGCTTGTTCGCTTTGTGAAGCCTGAAGATTCTTATGATGAGCTTGAGAAGTTGACAGGTCATGCTGAAAAAGTCCTTCAGCTACTAGGTCTGCCATATCGAGTGCTATCTATGTGTACAGCGGACTTAGGTTTCACGGCTGCCAAGAAGTATGACATTGAAGTATGGATTCCAAGCTACGGAACTTACCGTGAGATTTCTTCTTGCAGTAACTTTGAAAGCTTCCAGGCAAGACGAGCGAACATTCGTTTCAGAAGAGAAGCTAAAGGGAAACCTGAACATGTTCATACATTGAATGGATCTGGCTTGGCAATCGGACGTACGGTTGCCGCTATCTTAGAAAACTATCAACAAGAAGATGGGTCAGTCGTGGTTCCAGAAGTACTTCGTCCATATATGGGTGGAGCAGAAGTCATTAAAGGATAA
- a CDS encoding hydrolase — translation MESKRTYFVDISSGDILQDPNQNASPSFRIFATPTEVNELKMLFNDNYDDDMSTMRRAQVPFRQYHNSPEDDQYDQSMKNIYSMIFKLGDVEARKHITEIGVLGHTSDPHLREDIENLK, via the coding sequence ATGGAATCGAAACGAACTTATTTTGTAGATATAAGCAGCGGGGATATCCTGCAGGATCCGAATCAAAATGCCAGTCCAAGCTTTCGCATATTCGCTACCCCAACCGAAGTGAACGAGCTTAAAATGCTCTTTAACGATAACTATGATGATGACATGTCGACCATGAGACGGGCTCAGGTTCCTTTCCGCCAATATCACAATTCACCAGAGGACGATCAATATGATCAATCGATGAAAAACATTTATTCAATGATCTTTAAGCTGGGTGACGTAGAAGCACGGAAACATATTACAGAAATAGGTGTACTTGGCCATACTTCCGATCCTCACCTAAGAGAGGACATCGAAAACCTTAAGTAA
- a CDS encoding deoxynucleoside kinase, giving the protein MNLRTKYGIPNNAVITIAGTVGVGKSTMTNGLANALGFRTSFEKVDTNPYLDKFYQDFKSWSFHLQVYFLAERFKEQKKIFEYGGGFIQDRSIYEDTGIFARMHYEKGNMSEIDYETYTSLFDAMVMTPYFPHPDLLIYLEGSIDNVVDRIRERGRPMEQQTPVAYWEEMHERYENWINSFNACPVLRLDISEYDLVNDQNSIEPIVERIGYFIEQTRMLKS; this is encoded by the coding sequence ATGAATCTTCGCACTAAATACGGGATCCCGAACAATGCCGTGATTACCATTGCGGGTACAGTCGGCGTCGGTAAATCCACTATGACAAACGGCTTGGCCAATGCCTTGGGTTTCCGAACGTCATTTGAAAAAGTTGATACCAATCCGTACCTCGATAAATTTTATCAGGACTTTAAAAGCTGGAGCTTCCACCTTCAAGTTTACTTCTTAGCAGAACGCTTCAAAGAACAAAAGAAAATCTTTGAATACGGTGGAGGCTTTATTCAAGACCGTTCCATCTATGAAGATACAGGCATCTTTGCCCGCATGCATTATGAAAAAGGGAATATGAGCGAAATCGATTATGAAACCTATACAAGCCTTTTCGATGCCATGGTCATGACACCATACTTCCCTCACCCTGATCTTCTGATCTACCTTGAAGGATCCATTGATAATGTCGTTGATCGCATCCGTGAGCGCGGCCGCCCAATGGAACAACAAACACCTGTTGCCTACTGGGAAGAAATGCATGAGCGTTACGAAAACTGGATCAACTCATTTAACGCCTGTCCAGTACTCAGACTGGACATCAGCGAATACGACCTGGTGAACGATCAAAACTCAATCGAACCAATCGTTGAACGAATCGGGTATTTCATTGAACAGACGAGAATGCTGAAGAGCTAA
- a CDS encoding deoxynucleoside kinase, with protein MGRIPFITVEGPIGIGKTSLAKAISEHFHFHLLKEIVDENPFLDKFYDDIEEWSFQTEMFFLCNRYKQLEDIEKHYLSQNKSVVADYHILKNIIFAKRTLKDEQQFKKYHNIYEILTSDMPRPNVVIYLNASLDTLLKRIEKRGRDFEKKISPLYLKQLSLDYEEYMNTFEETHPDIPVLRYNGDHIDFVQNKEDLEHILTQLETTLKKGVHYHESSH; from the coding sequence ATGGGGCGCATTCCTTTCATTACCGTTGAAGGTCCGATTGGAATAGGAAAAACCTCTCTTGCAAAAGCAATTTCTGAGCACTTTCATTTCCACTTACTAAAAGAAATTGTGGATGAAAACCCGTTCTTAGATAAATTCTATGATGACATCGAAGAGTGGAGCTTTCAAACAGAGATGTTTTTCTTATGCAATCGTTACAAACAGCTAGAGGATATTGAAAAACACTACCTATCTCAAAACAAATCTGTTGTAGCAGATTATCATATTCTTAAAAACATCATCTTTGCTAAGCGTACATTGAAGGATGAACAGCAGTTCAAAAAATATCACAATATTTATGAGATCCTAACGTCGGATATGCCGAGGCCCAATGTTGTGATCTACTTGAACGCAAGTCTTGATACCCTTTTAAAGCGCATTGAAAAAAGAGGAAGAGACTTTGAAAAGAAAATCAGCCCTCTTTATCTAAAGCAGCTATCGTTAGATTATGAAGAATACATGAATACATTCGAAGAAACTCACCCTGATATCCCTGTTCTTCGCTACAATGGCGACCACATAGACTTCGTTCAAAATAAAGAGGACCTGGAACACATTCTCACTCAATTAGAGACTACACTAAAAAAAGGAGTTCACTATCATGAATCTTCGCACTAA
- a CDS encoding glycoside hydrolase family 18 protein yields MQIHVVQSNQSLFGIAQAYGSTVKDIVDANELPNPDNLVIGQSLVIPIIGSFYFVQPGDSLWAISQKTGVPYQELARVNGISPNQPLQVGFRLYIPQKPKVRAEFNGYVEPYGKEVAPNLEESAKEAAPYLTYLAPFSFQAKRDGTLQEPPLGNLLQTGKDNNNVLMMAITNQEEGTFSDELGRILLTDQAIQNKFLDNVVQTAKKYGFRDIHFDFEYLRPQDKEAYNQFLRKAKQRFNQEGWLLSTALAPKTSADQKGKWYEAHDYKAHGEIVDFVVIMTYEWGYSGGPAMAVSPIGPVREVLEYAISEMPPSKILMGQNLYGYDWTLPFVQGSTAKAISPQQAIKIAADNNVPIQYDQKAQAPFFKYRDASTGKDHEVWFEDARSIQAKFDLMKELKLRGMSYWKLGLSFPQNWLLISDNFNVVKR; encoded by the coding sequence ATGCAAATTCATGTTGTCCAATCAAACCAATCATTATTTGGTATCGCTCAAGCGTATGGATCAACAGTTAAGGATATAGTAGACGCCAATGAACTGCCAAACCCTGATAACTTAGTGATTGGCCAATCATTGGTTATCCCTATTATAGGAAGTTTTTATTTTGTGCAACCAGGGGATAGTCTTTGGGCGATCAGCCAGAAGACAGGTGTCCCCTATCAGGAGCTGGCAAGAGTGAACGGAATTTCTCCCAATCAACCTTTGCAGGTAGGGTTTCGATTATATATTCCACAGAAGCCTAAAGTAAGGGCTGAATTTAATGGGTATGTTGAACCCTACGGAAAAGAAGTGGCCCCAAACCTGGAAGAAAGCGCGAAAGAAGCAGCTCCTTATCTCACCTACCTGGCTCCATTCAGCTTCCAAGCCAAACGGGATGGAACACTGCAGGAACCACCCCTTGGAAATTTGCTTCAAACAGGGAAAGATAATAATAATGTGTTAATGATGGCCATCACCAATCAAGAAGAAGGAACGTTCAGTGATGAACTTGGGCGAATCCTGCTAACCGACCAGGCAATCCAGAATAAATTCCTCGATAATGTTGTCCAAACCGCCAAGAAATATGGCTTCAGGGACATTCACTTCGACTTCGAATATTTACGTCCACAGGACAAAGAAGCCTACAACCAATTTTTACGAAAAGCAAAGCAGCGGTTCAATCAAGAAGGATGGCTGCTTTCAACCGCCCTGGCTCCCAAGACCAGTGCCGATCAAAAAGGAAAGTGGTATGAAGCACATGATTATAAAGCTCACGGTGAAATCGTCGACTTCGTCGTGATCATGACCTATGAGTGGGGGTATAGCGGTGGTCCAGCCATGGCCGTTTCCCCTATCGGACCTGTTCGGGAAGTGCTTGAATACGCCATTTCAGAAATGCCTCCATCCAAGATTCTCATGGGGCAAAATTTATATGGATATGACTGGACCCTCCCTTTTGTACAAGGAAGTACAGCGAAAGCCATCAGTCCACAACAGGCAATCAAGATTGCCGCCGACAATAACGTCCCGATTCAGTATGATCAAAAAGCACAGGCCCCTTTCTTTAAATACCGGGATGCAAGCACCGGAAAAGATCATGAAGTATGGTTTGAAGATGCCCGGAGCATCCAAGCGAAATTTGATCTCATGAAAGAGTTAAAATTAAGGGGAATGAGCTATTGGAAGCTCGGGCTCTCCTTCCCTCAGAACTGGTTGTTAATATCCGACAATTTCAATGTTGTAAAAAGATAA
- a CDS encoding isochorismatase family cysteine hydrolase produces MIPKDTALLVIDIMNPFDFEHGHTLASHTSNIVEPINSLRHYCTKHQHPTIYINDHYELWKADYKEIYKKCHNEVSDSIMTPLQPTDKDFFLIKPKHSAFYGTALNTLLHHLSVKNLIITGIAGNICVLFTANDAYMREFNLIVPSDAIASVSDEDNHYALTMMKNVLKARIEPTGEIL; encoded by the coding sequence ATGATACCTAAAGATACCGCTCTTCTTGTTATAGACATTATGAATCCATTCGACTTCGAACACGGTCACACACTGGCGAGCCATACCAGCAATATTGTTGAACCGATTAACTCATTACGTCACTATTGTACCAAACATCAGCATCCTACCATTTATATTAACGACCATTATGAGCTTTGGAAAGCAGATTACAAAGAGATCTATAAGAAATGCCATAATGAAGTCAGCGATAGCATCATGACGCCGCTCCAGCCGACGGATAAAGATTTTTTTCTCATTAAACCTAAACATTCCGCTTTTTATGGTACTGCTTTAAATACACTATTGCATCACCTGTCTGTAAAAAATCTTATCATCACGGGTATTGCAGGAAACATCTGTGTACTCTTTACAGCAAACGATGCTTATATGAGAGAGTTTAACCTCATTGTGCCCTCTGATGCCATTGCGTCAGTCAGTGATGAAGATAATCACTATGCGTTAACGATGATGAAAAACGTATTAAAAGCAAGGATAGAACCGACCGGTGAGATCTTATAA